In one window of bacterium DNA:
- a CDS encoding S8 family serine peptidase, whose product MKQSMSLTLGFILLVTMFVACSEETQNPIDATQSDEAQVLHKLSDRYLVEYSNGNKMMKALENAGGTLVEDIDAIKVAIVSGLTDQAAQQLANSNGIQKVTRDMKMKFVPSLQEALAGSAQHFTNPQPTGAPGDASALAIQWNMHAIHAPEAWATTTGSSEIRVGILDTGGSPDHIDLYGKYDEDYCINFSEEDNYNPAIWVDRHFHGTHVAGTVATNNIVVAGVASDVTLVAIKVMNDNGEGWFEDIIRGIVYATDVADCDIINMSLGGYGPRAHYGNFISTVIRAVNYANSHGVLVVMSAGNEMLDLDHSGQMVYLPAEAGAGVVVSATGPVDQANFDDFACFSNYGNSFINVAAPGGNGDCGGVGIVNTYDGVLSCYAPWVAANVDGLPNPTGYYVWAWGTSMAAPHVCGTAALIEAAKGNSNPGYLQAHLQNTADDLGAPGNDPYYGKGRINAATAVR is encoded by the coding sequence ATGAAACAAAGCATGTCGTTGACACTTGGCTTCATCCTGCTTGTGACGATGTTTGTTGCGTGCAGCGAGGAAACTCAGAATCCGATCGATGCCACACAGAGCGACGAAGCTCAGGTCCTGCACAAACTCTCTGACAGGTACCTGGTTGAGTACAGTAATGGAAACAAAATGATGAAAGCCCTGGAAAATGCGGGCGGGACGCTGGTGGAGGATATTGACGCAATCAAGGTTGCAATTGTGAGTGGACTCACGGATCAGGCGGCTCAGCAGCTTGCGAACAGTAATGGTATACAGAAAGTCACCAGGGACATGAAGATGAAATTCGTCCCGAGCCTGCAGGAGGCACTGGCTGGATCTGCACAGCATTTCACCAATCCACAACCAACCGGCGCACCCGGGGATGCCTCAGCTCTTGCCATTCAGTGGAATATGCATGCAATTCATGCACCGGAAGCATGGGCGACGACGACAGGGTCGAGTGAGATTCGTGTCGGTATCCTCGACACGGGAGGAAGCCCCGACCATATTGACCTCTACGGTAAATACGATGAAGACTACTGCATCAATTTCAGCGAAGAGGATAATTATAACCCTGCCATATGGGTGGACAGGCATTTTCACGGAACGCATGTCGCTGGGACAGTAGCGACGAACAATATCGTCGTTGCAGGAGTGGCTTCCGATGTGACGCTGGTCGCAATCAAGGTGATGAATGATAACGGGGAAGGGTGGTTTGAGGATATCATCCGTGGCATTGTCTATGCAACAGACGTTGCGGATTGCGATATAATCAATATGAGTCTCGGTGGGTACGGGCCACGTGCACACTACGGAAATTTCATCTCCACCGTGATCCGCGCTGTCAACTATGCAAACAGCCACGGTGTTCTTGTCGTCATGTCTGCGGGGAATGAAATGCTGGATCTCGATCACAGCGGTCAGATGGTCTATCTGCCGGCAGAAGCCGGCGCAGGCGTGGTAGTGAGTGCCACCGGTCCCGTGGATCAAGCCAACTTTGACGATTTCGCATGTTTTTCCAATTATGGAAACAGTTTTATTAACGTCGCAGCCCCAGGCGGAAACGGTGACTGTGGCGGCGTGGGTATCGTAAATACGTACGATGGTGTACTCTCGTGCTATGCTCCCTGGGTTGCGGCAAATGTTGATGGACTCCCGAATCCCACAGGCTACTATGTTTGGGCCTGGGGAACGAGCATGGCTGCACCGCACGTATGCGGAACAGCGGCACTCATCGAGGCCGCGAAAGGAAACAGCAATCCCGGCTACCTGCAAGCGCATCTGCAGAACACCGCCGATGATCTCGGCGCGCCGGGCAATGATCCCTACTACGGCAAAGGCCGGATAAATGCAGCGACTGCGGTCCGCTGA
- a CDS encoding amidohydrolase family protein has translation MKHSHSVLSTHAWPLGLSLLLCMFLLQPSHYLHAQSQPVNASQLTSIHDIQYTTSASGDSPMEGDVVTVRGIVTATYYNGFIVADDEGPWNAIFVYTYNAGPDIGHKVQFSATVSEYWGLTELSNVTNYTLLSVKHPNHIRPVVVPVQLARSEAYESVLVTCENVTVTGFPSHPYYYNDDWQITDNSGSMLCNYANDYTYYPQLNDQLDAVTGIVRYEFSDFRLMPRSTQDIESTLIPHYAIKGIVVTMNKQRRIIMNGYVEIHGNDIVKVSQNRPACDIVLEVDGYILPGLIDAHNHPYYNVFGVIPFAIPPYFSHRDQWAETALYDEFKVEYNDVHGYSVFYPGIQTLNIVKWGELRALCAGTTTWQGTNPNEINHDEHYAAQGIGINNAERFPARSKHIVFPTSKSSIPQWPTWLNQYWDRFIIHLSEGTDAYAYAQFQLLDQAGIMDERFSIIHGVALGASDFAKMAAVNSKLIWSPQSNVALYGATADVPAALNAGVTVALGADWTESGSFNLLDEMRFAKNWSQSHWNNLLTSEDLVEFVTVNAADALGLSDRIGSIEEGKQADLVVIPKLSNNPYDDVLQAYEDDVMLTVVSGSPMYGDANLMQAFPFLFWPETINLCGTAKTVAWAIPSHYSLLAAMPVSQMETELIAAYSAASIKPAPFLHYDRCAPPVPKQVRPEITLPEHMLILAQNYPNPFNPTTTITFTVPVDGSVQLTVHDVLGRTLATLVDEHRRAGQYTEQFDAAALPSGTYLCRLTFEGETQTKWMTLAR, from the coding sequence ATGAAACACTCGCATTCGGTACTGTCAACGCATGCCTGGCCGTTGGGGCTGTCCCTCCTGCTCTGCATGTTCCTCCTTCAACCATCACATTATCTGCATGCACAGTCACAACCTGTGAATGCATCGCAGCTCACCAGCATCCATGACATTCAGTACACCACCTCGGCTTCAGGCGACTCTCCCATGGAGGGAGATGTTGTAACTGTACGAGGGATCGTTACCGCCACCTATTACAATGGTTTCATTGTTGCGGATGACGAAGGTCCATGGAACGCGATTTTCGTGTACACCTACAATGCTGGTCCCGACATCGGTCACAAGGTCCAGTTCTCAGCCACTGTTTCTGAGTACTGGGGACTCACGGAGCTGTCGAACGTCACCAATTACACCCTGCTTTCCGTGAAGCACCCCAACCATATCCGTCCCGTGGTCGTGCCCGTACAACTTGCCCGGTCGGAAGCATACGAATCCGTTCTCGTCACCTGCGAGAACGTGACGGTGACCGGCTTCCCATCGCATCCGTACTACTACAATGACGATTGGCAGATTACAGACAACAGCGGCAGCATGCTGTGCAACTATGCCAACGACTATACTTACTACCCGCAGCTCAATGATCAGCTCGATGCTGTGACAGGAATCGTGCGCTACGAGTTCAGCGACTTCCGACTCATGCCGAGAAGTACGCAGGATATCGAATCCACTCTCATCCCACACTATGCGATCAAGGGTATCGTCGTCACGATGAACAAGCAGCGCCGCATCATCATGAACGGGTACGTGGAAATTCATGGCAATGATATCGTGAAAGTTTCACAGAATCGTCCCGCCTGCGACATCGTGCTCGAAGTCGATGGCTACATTCTGCCCGGACTCATCGATGCCCACAACCATCCCTATTACAACGTGTTCGGGGTCATCCCGTTTGCCATTCCACCGTATTTCTCGCACAGGGATCAGTGGGCAGAGACAGCACTGTATGACGAATTCAAGGTGGAGTATAATGATGTTCATGGCTACTCTGTGTTTTACCCGGGCATTCAAACGCTCAATATCGTCAAGTGGGGGGAACTCCGGGCACTTTGTGCAGGAACGACTACATGGCAGGGAACGAACCCGAATGAGATAAATCATGACGAGCATTACGCCGCACAGGGAATTGGCATCAACAATGCCGAGCGCTTCCCCGCGCGAAGCAAACACATCGTCTTTCCCACATCGAAATCCTCGATTCCGCAGTGGCCTACTTGGCTGAACCAATACTGGGATCGTTTCATCATACACCTCAGCGAAGGAACGGATGCGTATGCATACGCACAGTTCCAGTTGTTAGATCAAGCCGGAATCATGGATGAACGTTTCAGCATCATTCACGGTGTCGCACTCGGTGCATCCGATTTCGCCAAGATGGCTGCGGTAAACAGCAAACTCATCTGGTCGCCGCAGAGCAACGTTGCGCTGTACGGTGCGACCGCCGATGTCCCTGCTGCTTTGAACGCCGGCGTCACCGTGGCTCTGGGAGCCGATTGGACGGAATCCGGATCCTTCAACCTGCTGGACGAAATGCGGTTTGCGAAAAATTGGTCGCAGTCCCACTGGAACAACCTGCTGACCTCTGAGGACCTCGTGGAATTCGTCACCGTCAACGCAGCGGATGCGCTGGGGCTCTCGGATCGCATCGGCAGTATCGAAGAAGGGAAACAGGCCGATCTCGTGGTGATCCCGAAGTTGAGCAACAATCCCTACGATGACGTCCTTCAGGCCTACGAGGATGACGTCATGCTCACCGTCGTAAGCGGGAGTCCGATGTACGGAGATGCAAACCTGATGCAGGCGTTCCCCTTCCTCTTCTGGCCGGAAACCATCAACCTCTGCGGAACGGCGAAAACCGTGGCATGGGCGATTCCCTCTCACTACTCCCTCCTGGCCGCCATGCCGGTCAGCCAGATGGAAACGGAGCTCATCGCCGCCTACTCGGCAGCATCCATCAAGCCCGCACCGTTCCTGCATTACGACAGATGCGCTCCGCCAGTACCAAAGCAGGTGCGTCCCGAGATCACACTTCCCGAGCACATGCTCATACTCGCGCAGAATTATCCGAACCCGTTCAATCCGACAACAACCATAACCTTTACCGTACCTGTCGATGGTTCAGTACAGCTCACTGTTCACGATGTCCTTGGAAGAACCCTTGCGACACTCGTCGACGAACACCGCCGCGCCGGACAGTATACCGAACAGTTCGACGCAGCGGCGCTGCCATCAGGCACGTATCTCTGCAGACTGACTTTTGAAGGAGAAACACAGACGAAATGGATGACGCTGGCGAGGTAG
- a CDS encoding RecX family transcriptional regulator produces the protein MLITRLERQKKRRHRVSVFLDGDFAFGCSEDTAFRFGMHKGMEIDEEKRQEIEDYDNRVQAKLAAERLIGTRMRSERELRRRLKEKEFPEEIIDETVSTFTRVGLLNDREFAEAFVRDRLLLRPRASSVLRRELRGHGIDGEIVDSVLAAHFNAETENELARDMADSYIRSHSSLDTPVLKRRLAGYLQRKGFRPSLVYEILNSLEK, from the coding sequence ATGCTCATCACCCGTTTGGAACGACAGAAGAAACGTCGCCATCGAGTCTCGGTATTTCTCGATGGCGATTTCGCATTCGGCTGCAGCGAAGACACTGCGTTTCGCTTCGGTATGCATAAGGGGATGGAAATCGATGAAGAGAAACGGCAGGAAATCGAGGATTATGACAACAGGGTGCAGGCCAAGCTGGCGGCGGAACGGCTGATTGGAACGCGTATGCGTTCCGAGCGTGAGCTGCGGCGCCGTTTGAAGGAGAAGGAATTCCCCGAGGAAATCATTGATGAGACCGTCAGCACATTCACGCGGGTGGGACTCCTGAACGACCGGGAGTTCGCGGAAGCCTTTGTGCGCGATCGTCTCCTTTTGCGTCCCCGGGCCTCCAGTGTGTTGCGTCGCGAGCTGCGCGGTCATGGCATAGACGGCGAGATCGTAGACAGCGTTCTCGCCGCCCATTTCAATGCGGAGACGGAAAATGAGCTCGCCCGCGACATGGCGGATTCCTACATTCGTTCCCACAGTTCGCTCGATACCCCCGTCCTCAAGCGCCGGCTCGCAGGTTATCTGCAGAGGAAAGGATTCCGCCCCTCCCTCGTCTACGAAATCCTCAATTCCCTCGAGAAGTGA
- a CDS encoding DUF4249 domain-containing protein, with protein MPLSLLSKLEVLLQSRYILPFVALFLLAGCENTFTPKAPYEERIVVFSVLDPTAAYQVVRLESTYDADLSNPDEPLTQNVVDSARVTISTPRKSFVFHDTLIALPDGSQKRVWVNYDLVPTEGIDYTLAVDVPGFERISASTQVPSRAYVQIRNTVTGLLVIGEDETAYPPDAFQFRLWVVGEKVEGGNTTEIRKEVLWRKENTGSEDEWVYTEPSRASEIKFSIDKIVEAQEQLRAEQNVSGKYLAATSYSLDKFIYSYYKLVRGFDDPVSVRQDLPDVSNIRNGVGIFGALYPDSTRVSYSSIVTQ; from the coding sequence ATGCCGCTTTCTCTACTTTCGAAACTCGAGGTACTTTTGCAGTCGCGATATATTCTTCCCTTCGTTGCCCTCTTTCTTCTCGCCGGATGTGAGAATACCTTCACACCCAAAGCGCCGTACGAAGAGCGCATCGTGGTGTTCAGCGTCCTCGACCCTACGGCGGCATACCAGGTCGTGCGCCTGGAATCCACTTACGATGCCGATCTGAGCAATCCTGACGAGCCGCTGACGCAGAACGTCGTTGATTCCGCCCGCGTCACGATTTCCACGCCGCGCAAAAGTTTCGTGTTTCATGATACACTGATTGCGTTGCCTGACGGCAGCCAGAAGCGTGTGTGGGTGAACTACGACCTCGTACCGACCGAAGGAATCGATTACACGCTCGCCGTCGATGTCCCGGGTTTTGAGAGGATATCTGCTTCGACGCAGGTTCCGAGCCGTGCGTACGTGCAGATACGGAACACCGTGACCGGTCTTCTCGTCATCGGGGAGGACGAAACGGCGTATCCCCCGGATGCCTTCCAGTTCCGCCTCTGGGTCGTCGGTGAAAAGGTTGAAGGAGGGAATACCACTGAAATCCGCAAGGAAGTTTTGTGGCGGAAGGAAAACACAGGCAGTGAAGATGAGTGGGTTTACACGGAGCCTTCACGTGCCAGCGAGATAAAATTCAGTATAGATAAAATTGTCGAGGCGCAGGAGCAGCTTCGTGCGGAGCAGAATGTGTCCGGCAAGTATCTCGCGGCGACATCCTATTCACTCGACAAATTCATCTACAGCTATTACAAGCTTGTGCGTGGCTTTGACGATCCGGTGTCCGTGCGACAGGATCTTCCGGATGTGTCCAACATCCGCAACGGTGTCGGCATCTTCGGTGCCCTGTATCCGGACTCCACCCGTGTCAGTTACAGCTCCATCGTGACACAGTAA
- a CDS encoding DUF4249 domain-containing protein: MRTRALLLYPPIVLIAATMLFSTGCDNDFSPKSDFESKIAVFCILDPVQEVQTVVVARSYDAELGISLQPLTSKEVEGATVRIYGEGKTFDFKDTLVTLDDGGTRTAWISRELVPKPGLNYRLQIDVPEEPQLKASISQPPRIYVQAKRTRPDTGDGHVRVYPAATGFPVPPDAYYFRLFVETWKLLPSGDTIKPRLEVPIYSSPGGGGWVYSAPSRAMEAAFLPGVVRQFVDANEQPADSVLSRRCIVKGYAMDRPFYSYYKIVRGFDDPRTVRLDLPDVSFIEGGLGVFGAVTPDSTQYSVFLFTN, encoded by the coding sequence ATGCGCACACGCGCTCTTCTGCTGTATCCTCCTATCGTACTCATTGCCGCGACGATGCTGTTTTCCACGGGCTGCGACAATGATTTTTCCCCGAAGTCGGACTTCGAGAGTAAAATCGCAGTGTTCTGCATTCTCGATCCCGTGCAGGAAGTCCAGACCGTCGTGGTGGCGCGCAGTTATGACGCGGAACTGGGCATTTCCCTGCAGCCGCTGACCAGCAAGGAGGTGGAGGGCGCGACCGTACGTATTTACGGGGAAGGGAAAACCTTCGATTTCAAGGATACCCTGGTAACGCTCGATGACGGCGGAACGCGAACCGCGTGGATCAGCCGGGAACTCGTGCCCAAGCCGGGTTTGAATTACCGGCTGCAGATCGACGTGCCGGAAGAGCCCCAGCTCAAAGCATCAATTTCCCAACCGCCGCGCATTTACGTGCAGGCGAAAAGAACGCGGCCGGATACGGGCGATGGACATGTGCGCGTCTATCCCGCCGCGACGGGTTTCCCCGTTCCGCCGGACGCATATTATTTCAGGTTGTTCGTGGAAACATGGAAGCTGCTTCCCAGTGGGGATACGATCAAGCCGCGGCTGGAGGTGCCGATCTATAGCTCTCCGGGAGGCGGTGGATGGGTGTATTCCGCCCCGTCCCGCGCCATGGAGGCGGCCTTCCTGCCCGGAGTTGTCAGGCAGTTTGTCGATGCCAATGAACAGCCGGCGGATTCGGTGCTGTCGCGACGATGTATCGTCAAAGGATACGCGATGGATCGTCCCTTCTACAGTTATTACAAAATCGTGCGGGGGTTTGACGATCCCCGGACAGTGCGTCTGGATCTGCCGGATGTGTCATTTATCGAAGGGGGACTGGGAGTGTTCGGCGCCGTCACGCCGGATTCAACCCAGTACAGCGTTTTCCTTTTCACCAACTGA
- the recA gene encoding recombinase RecA, translating to MAEDNGKLKALDLAMQQIEKNFGKGSIMRLGDGVIAQVETIPTGSISLDAALGIGGIPRGRIVEIYGPESSGKTTVCLHIVAEAQKRGGMAAFIDAEHALDIGYARKIGVDVSNLLVSQPEYGEQALEICETLVRSNAIDIIIIDSVAALVPRAEIEGEMGDPTMGTQARLMSQALRKLTSAISKSKTTVIFTNQLRSKIGIMFGNPETTTGGNALKFYASIRMDIRRKDVLKDTGNIIGNRVRIKVVKNKMAPPFRETEFDILYNEGISKIGDLLDVGVECGVVQKSGSWFSYGDERLGQGREGVRKFLKETPELLQRIEKDVQRELGIGVFEEEAPADEGKKEEAEDAAETDTKGKKK from the coding sequence ATGGCTGAAGACAACGGCAAGCTTAAAGCTCTCGATCTCGCGATGCAGCAGATCGAGAAGAATTTCGGGAAGGGATCGATTATGCGCCTGGGAGACGGTGTGATCGCGCAGGTCGAAACCATTCCTACCGGGTCCATTTCCCTGGATGCTGCGCTCGGTATCGGCGGTATTCCCAGGGGACGTATTGTGGAAATCTACGGACCGGAATCTTCCGGGAAGACCACCGTCTGCCTCCACATCGTCGCCGAGGCACAGAAGCGTGGCGGCATGGCGGCCTTCATCGACGCGGAGCACGCGCTGGATATCGGCTATGCCCGCAAGATCGGCGTGGATGTCAGCAACCTTCTCGTTTCCCAGCCGGAATATGGCGAGCAGGCACTCGAGATCTGCGAGACGCTGGTGCGCTCGAACGCGATCGATATCATCATTATCGATTCCGTCGCCGCGCTGGTGCCGCGCGCGGAAATCGAAGGCGAGATGGGAGATCCGACCATGGGTACGCAGGCCCGCCTCATGTCGCAGGCGCTGCGCAAACTCACGTCCGCCATCAGCAAGAGCAAGACGACGGTGATCTTCACCAACCAGCTGCGCTCGAAAATCGGCATCATGTTCGGCAACCCGGAAACTACCACGGGCGGTAACGCGCTCAAGTTTTACGCGTCCATTCGCATGGATATCCGCCGCAAGGATGTGCTCAAGGATACCGGCAACATCATCGGGAATCGCGTGCGCATCAAGGTCGTGAAAAACAAGATGGCACCGCCGTTCAGGGAAACGGAATTCGATATTCTGTACAACGAAGGCATCTCCAAAATCGGTGACCTGCTCGACGTGGGCGTCGAATGCGGCGTGGTGCAGAAAAGTGGTTCGTGGTTCTCGTACGGGGACGAGCGGCTGGGACAGGGTCGCGAGGGTGTGCGGAAATTCCTCAAGGAAACGCCGGAGTTGCTGCAGCGCATCGAAAAGGATGTGCAGCGTGAACTCGGTATCGGCGTGTTCGAAGAGGAAGCGCCCGCCGATGAAGGGAAAAAGGAAGAAGCGGAAGACGCTGCTGAAACAGACACGAAGGGAAAGAAAAAATAA
- the thpR gene encoding RNA 2',3'-cyclic phosphodiesterase: MSKYIRSFIALYPDYEALTHISDFIGCLGSEDRSIRWEQPDKVHITLKFLGDVESATLDAIAREMEAEVRREGEIVAEINRTGGFPNLRRPRIVWLGFAEAVPRVMGLQRWTEELCARHGLEQEKKKFTPHFTVGRARRGADTGGLENALAACSFQPATVHFSAVHIMESTLTPRGAIHKERARISLIPGT; this comes from the coding sequence ATGTCTAAGTATATCCGCTCATTCATTGCTCTCTACCCCGACTATGAAGCGCTGACTCACATTAGCGACTTTATCGGCTGTCTGGGATCTGAGGACCGCTCCATTCGCTGGGAGCAGCCGGATAAAGTCCACATAACCCTCAAATTCCTCGGGGATGTCGAGTCCGCGACGCTGGATGCGATTGCGCGGGAGATGGAGGCGGAGGTGCGCAGGGAGGGCGAGATTGTGGCGGAGATAAATCGTACGGGCGGGTTTCCGAATCTGCGCAGGCCGAGGATTGTGTGGCTCGGGTTTGCGGAGGCGGTGCCGCGGGTGATGGGACTGCAGCGATGGACGGAGGAGCTCTGTGCACGGCATGGACTGGAGCAGGAGAAGAAGAAATTTACACCGCATTTTACCGTCGGCAGGGCGCGCCGCGGGGCGGATACCGGGGGTTTGGAAAATGCGCTGGCAGCATGTAGTTTTCAGCCTGCGACGGTGCATTTTTCCGCTGTACATATAATGGAAAGCACGCTCACCCCCAGGGGAGCGATACATAAAGAACGCGCCCGTATTTCACTCATACCCGGGACATAA
- a CDS encoding GxxExxY protein: MEKINELTSAIIGCAYKIHSALGPGLLESAYEACLALEIRQAGLKVEEQVPIPLVYKTIRLEVGYRLDLLIANEVIVEIKTVDRVIPMHRAQLLTYLRLTDREIGLILNFNEHNMQKGIHRVTREYERKRLREHFLPDPPPRSS; encoded by the coding sequence ATGGAGAAGATCAACGAATTGACCTCAGCTATTATTGGCTGTGCGTACAAGATTCATTCAGCGCTGGGCCCAGGTCTGCTCGAATCAGCGTATGAAGCCTGTCTTGCATTGGAAATTCGTCAAGCTGGCCTCAAAGTTGAGGAGCAGGTTCCAATTCCCCTTGTTTACAAAACAATCCGTCTAGAAGTCGGCTACCGGCTTGATCTGCTCATAGCAAATGAGGTCATTGTCGAAATCAAAACCGTCGATAGAGTCATTCCGATGCACAGAGCGCAACTGCTTACCTATCTCCGCTTAACGGACAGAGAAATCGGACTCATCCTCAATTTCAATGAGCACAACATGCAGAAAGGAATCCATCGCGTCACGCGTGAGTACGAAAGAAAGCGCCTCCGCGAACACTTCCTTCCCGATCCCCCCCCACGCTCATCCTAA
- a CDS encoding threonylcarbamoyl-AMP synthase: MNTHLLHTTHTDITTAARLLREGGLVAFPTETVYGLGANALDEQAVRKVYEVKGRPTDNPMIVHVSSVQQARELMQVEPPLFAELTNEFWPGPLTLIVRHNAAVLDVVTAALDTVALRMPDLAVTRRLLEAAGVPVAAPSANLSGRPSPTTAQTVFEELNGRIDAVLDGGDCPVGIESTVLDLTSPQPVILRPGTVTREDIEEVIQGNVYFADAQSGAPRSPGTKYRHYAPHAPLKIIPWESDPTEMQNALQRSIAGHLEENERVGLLAPSSYRDCGEHVFFSLGDGSALSYARLLYAGLRSLDTANVDIILCPAIEAVGVGVAVMNRLEKAAD; this comes from the coding sequence ATGAATACTCATCTCCTCCATACCACCCACACAGATATCACCACGGCGGCGCGGTTGCTGCGGGAGGGGGGATTGGTGGCGTTTCCGACGGAGACGGTGTATGGACTGGGGGCGAATGCGCTGGATGAACAGGCGGTGCGCAAGGTGTATGAGGTGAAGGGGCGTCCCACGGATAATCCGATGATCGTGCATGTCAGCAGCGTGCAGCAGGCAAGGGAGCTGATGCAGGTCGAACCGCCGCTGTTTGCGGAGCTGACCAATGAGTTCTGGCCGGGACCGCTGACCCTTATCGTCCGGCACAATGCGGCGGTACTGGATGTGGTGACGGCCGCGCTCGATACGGTGGCCCTCCGCATGCCGGATCTCGCGGTCACACGCCGACTGCTCGAAGCTGCCGGGGTCCCCGTCGCGGCACCTTCGGCCAATCTTTCGGGACGTCCATCCCCCACCACGGCGCAAACGGTGTTCGAGGAATTGAACGGACGCATCGACGCGGTGCTCGATGGCGGAGATTGTCCCGTCGGCATCGAGAGCACGGTACTCGATCTCACTTCCCCGCAACCGGTCATTCTGCGTCCGGGTACCGTCACGCGCGAGGATATCGAAGAGGTGATCCAGGGAAATGTCTATTTCGCGGATGCGCAATCCGGCGCACCTCGTTCACCGGGAACGAAGTACCGTCACTACGCGCCGCATGCTCCGCTGAAGATCATCCCGTGGGAATCCGATCCCACTGAAATGCAGAATGCCCTGCAACGAAGCATTGCAGGGCATCTTGAAGAGAACGAGCGCGTGGGACTCCTTGCCCCCTCCTCTTACCGCGACTGCGGTGAACATGTCTTCTTCTCTCTCGGCGACGGCAGCGCTCTCTCTTACGCGCGCCTGCTGTATGCCGGACTCCGATCCCTCGACACCGCCAACGTCGACATCATCCTCTGCCCCGCCATCGAAGCCGTGGGAGTGGGGGTGGCAGTGATGAATCGATTGGAGAAGGCCGCAGATTGA